Proteins from a genomic interval of Cucumis melo cultivar AY chromosome 7, USDA_Cmelo_AY_1.0, whole genome shotgun sequence:
- the LOC107991187 gene encoding probable inactive ATP-dependent zinc metalloprotease FTSHI 1, chloroplastic isoform X2, producing the protein MSFKDFVKAMESDKVKLLTSKESIATFIENRFRDFIVDLKEIPGQKSLQRTRWALRLDKSEAQTVMEQYTGPQYQIETHTSYLVGKLPEYPHPVASRISSRMMVDLGIVTVIMVVAAVVVGGFLASAVFAVTSFVFFAVVYVVWPIAGPFLKLSLGLIFGILERVWENVGDFFGYGGFFSKIYEVYAFGGLSASLAILKPIIFVIVTMVLLIRFTLSRRPKNFRKWDLWQGIDFSRSKAEARVDGSTGVMFSDVAGIDEAVEELQELVKYLKNPELFDNLGIKPPHGVLLEGPPGCGKTLVAKAIAGEAGVPFYQMAGSEFVEVLVGVGSARVRDLFKRAKVNKPSVIFIDEIDALATRRQGIFKESTDNLYNAATQERETTLNQLLIELDGFDTGRGVIFLAATNRRDLLDPALLRPGRFDRKIKIRPPGAKGRLDILKIHASKVKMSHSVDLSIYSQNLPGWSGAKLAQLVQEAALVAVRKGHESIDQSDMDDAIDRLTVGPRRIGIELGHQGQCRRATTEIGVAITSHLLRRYESARVECCDRISIIPRGQTLSQVVFRRLSEESYIFERRPQLLHRLQVFLGARAAEEVIYGRDTSKASVSYLADASWLARKIITIWNLENPMVIHGEPPPWRKEVNFVGPRLDFEGSLYDDYDLTEPPLNLNLDDEVARRAEALIRDLYDRTLAMLQRHHAALLKAVKVLITQEEIIGEEIDFILDNYPPQTPISILLQEENPGSLPFVRRKRGKEQEQEKEQERDFEYAAIPQSAISEA; encoded by the exons ATGAGCTTTAAGGATTTTGTGAAAGCCATGGAGAGCGACAAAGTAAAATTGTTAACTTCGAAGGAGAGTATAGCTACCTTTATTGAGAACAGGTTCAGAGATTTTATTGTCGATTTAAAGGAAATTCCAGGCCAAAAGAGCTTGCAAAGAACTAGATG GGCGTTAAGGCTTGATAAGAGTGAAGCCCAAACAGTAATGGAGCAGTATACAGGTCCGCAATACCAAATTGAGACGCATACCTCG TATTTGGTGGGAAAATTGCCCGAGTACCCTCATCCTGTAGCATCTCGCATATCTAGCAGAATGATGGTAGACCTTGGAATAGTGACTGTTATAATGGTTGTTGCAGCGGTTGTTGTTGGAGGGTTCCTAGCTTCTGCTGTATTTGCTGTTACCAGTTTTGTCTTTTTTGCTGTTGTTTATGTTGTATGGCCGATAGCCGGACCATTTCTTAAGCTTTCTCTTGGTCTGATCTTTGGCATTTTGGAGAGGGTCTGGGAAAACGTTGGTGATTTTTTTGGATATGGAGGGTTTTTTTCCAAGATTTACGAGGTTTACGCTTTCGGTGGTCTCTCTGCCAGTCTTGCGATTTTAAAACCAATTATATTCGTTATTGTGACCATGGTTCTTCTTATTCGCTTTACACTTTCAAGGAGGCCCAAGAATTTCCGCAAGTGG GATCTTTGGCAAGGGATTGATTTTTCACGCTCCAAAGCAGAAGCTCGTGTTGAT GGTTCTACTGGAGTCATGTTCAGTGATGTAGCAGGAATTGACGAAGCTGTAGAGGAACTCCAAGAG TTGGTGAAATACTTGAAGAATCCTGAATTGTTTGACAACTTAGGAATAAAGCCTCCTCATGGAGTTCTTTTGGAAGGACCTCCTGGCTGTGGTAAG ACGTTGGTGGCCAAGGCCATAGCTGGTGAAGCTGGTGTTCCATTTTACCAAATGGCTGGATCCGAGTTTGTTGAAGTTCTAGTTGGCGTTGGTTCTGCTCGTGTTAGAGATCTATTTAAGAGAGCAAAG GTAAACAAACCATCAGTTATCTTCATTGATGAAATTGATGCCTTGGCAACTAG ACGTCAGGGAATTTTCAAGGAATCTACGGATAATCTCTACAATGCAGCTACCCAAGAGAGGGAAACCACATTGAACCAACTTCTTATAGAGCTTGATGGATTTGATACTGGAAGGGGTGTTATATTTTTAGCTGCCACAAATAGAAGAGATCTGTTAGATCCTGCGCTTCTCCGGCCGGGTCGTTTTGATCGAAAG ATAAAAATTCGTCCCCCAGGCGCAAAAGGGAGACTTGATATCTTGAAAATTCATGCAAGCAAAGTGAAGATGTCACACTCCGTCGATCTAAGCATCTATTCCCAAAATTTACCTG GTTGGTCGGGAGCGAAGTTGGCTCAACTTGTCCAGGAAGCTGCTCTTGTTGCTGTGAGGAAAGGGCATGAATCTATTGACCAGTCAGACATGGACGATGCAATCGACAGGCTCACTGTTGGACCAAGACGGATTGGCATAGAGCTAGGTCATCAGGGACAATGCCGGAGAGCTACCACAGAAATAGGTGTTGCTATTACTTCACATTTGCTTAGGAGATATGAGAGTGCAAGAGTTGAATGCTGTGATCGCATTTCAATCATCCCTCGTGGTCAG ACATTGTCACAAGTTGTGTTCCGCCGGCTCAGTGAGGAATCATACATTTTTGAGCGACGACCACAACTACTTCATCGTCTCCAG GTTTTCCTTGGAGCCAGGGCTGCAGAGGAGGTCATATATGGTCGGGACACATCAAAGGCATCTGTTAGCTATCTTGCTGATGCCTCTTGGCTTGCTCGTAAAATCATAACAAT TTGGAATTTGGAGAATCCCATGGTGATACATGGGGAACCGCCACCATGGAGGAAGGAAGTGAATTTTGTTGGTCCAAGATTGGATTTCGAAGGCTCCCTTTACGACGACTACGATCTGACCGAACCCCCACTGAATTTGAATTTAGACGACGAAGTTGCTCGAAGAGCTGAAGCACTCATACGTGACTTATATGATAGGACATTGGCTATGCTCCAGAGGCACCACGCAGCATTGCTCAAAGCCGTGAAG GTTCTCATCACCCAGGAGGAAATAATTGGAGAAGAAATCGACTTCATTCTAGACAATTACCCTCCACAAACACCTATTAGTATTCTTTTGCAAGAGGAAAACCCTGGAAGCCTCCCATTTGTAAGACGAAAACGAGGAAAAGAACAGGAACAAGAAAAGGAACAAGAACGTGATTTTGAGTATGCTGCCATTCCTCAGTCGGCGATCAGCGAAGCTTGA
- the LOC103493084 gene encoding F-box protein SKIP8, whose translation MEIVSSATIALSSQPFPIAAIVTFLCFLLAIFVAVRLVSVPYIRRTKSLQSESVGTRNCNCTCSLNGGVVIRGLDPRAEITSSTSTSMPYLNGRAVEVLEKAPVVVTERQTGASMMEQLVPEITTHALSYLDYPSLCRLSMTNSLMRKAANDDNAWKALYHKDFTLEQDTVTPINGWKSYYAATRTIMNINAQFYNIIRDRSLQAMSRFWLNADYVKCIHASGEFFSGYNAVIQSWQVAFNWEQGINFQVRDVRARVLTDMAWVSMKTYVDMDTGPFNVTNIYEFHDGRWYMVHHHSSVMLIVGEMEQQMVHG comes from the exons ATGGAGATTGTTTCTTCTGCCACCATTGCCTTGTCGTCCCAACCCTTTCCTATAGCTGCGATTGTtacttttctttgttttcttcttgCTATTTTCGTCGCCGTTCGATTGGTTTCTGTTCCTTACATTAGAAGGACGAAATCTCTACAATCGGAGAGCGTGGGTACGAGGAATTGTAATTGTACTTGTTCGCTTAACGGTGGTGTGGTTATTAGGGGTTTGGACCCCAGGGCTGAGATTACTTCTTCGACTAGTACGAGTATGCCTTATTTGAACGGTCGTGCAGTGGAAGTATTGGAGAAGGCACCGGTAGTTGTTACGGAGCGGCAGACGGGCGCTTCGATGATGGAGCAGTTAGTGCCGGAGATTACTACGCACGCTCTTAGTTACTTGGATTATCCCAGCCTATGCCGTTTGTCCATGACTAATTCTTTGATGCGCAAAGCCGCGAATGATGATAATGCCTGGAAGGCGCTTTATCATAAG GACTTCACACTGGAACAGGATACTGTAACTCCAATTAATGGGTGGAAGTCTTATTATGCTGCAACAAGAACAATTATGAATATCAATGCCCAATTCTATAACATCATCAGAGACAGGTCTCTTCAAGCGATGAGTCGTTTTTGGTTGAATGCAGATTATGTGAAGTGCATTCATGCTTCAGGAGAATTCTTTTCAGG GTATAATGCCGTAATTCAAAGTTGGCAGGTTGCATTTAATTGGGAACAAGGGATTAATTTTCAGGTCCGTGACGTACGGGCTCGTGTGCTTACCGATATGGCTTGGGTTAGCATGAAAACCTATGTTGACATGGATACGGGGCCATTCAACGTAACCAACATTTACGAGTTTCATGATGGTCGATGGTACATGGTGCATCATCACAGCTCTGTAATGCTTATTGTTGGGGAGATGGAACAACAAATGGTTCATGGCTAA
- the LOC103493082 gene encoding uncharacterized protein LOC103493082 isoform X1 codes for MGTALLSVPAPFFHSSHRSRFTTSLPFSSSRPTTFLSSSSSSSSASVVDEEINSSSPDQLSLQSESDPENSSFRGCKACGKEEIERGCNGEGRIQGGIATVPGFGWWPIKAYRPCPGFVASGGRYKRRGQSMDEVTSGGGRTEASASVSRKDSSRENTSSSTGKPTGTVLEGRGLSSSIYIDQ; via the exons ATGGGAACTGCTCTTCTCTCAGTTCCTGCCCCATTCTTCCATTCCTCCCATCGTTCCCGATTCACCACTTCACTCCCATTTTCATCATCTAGACCCACCACCttcctctcttcttcctcctcttcttcttcagcTTCGGTTGTTGATGAAGAAATCAATTCTTCTTCCCCAGATCAACTCTCTCTTCAATCTGAATCTGACCCAGAAAATTCTTCCTTCAG AGGGTGTAAGGCTTGTGGAAAGGAAGAAATTGAGAGGGGATGCAATGGTGAGGGAAGGATACAAGGTGGAATTGCAACAGTTCCTGGTTTTGGTTGGTGGCCTATAAAGGCATACAGGCCTTGTCCTGGATTCGTAGCATCAGGTGGCAGATACAAGCGGCGCGGACAAAGCATGGACGAGGTTACATCTGGAGGGGGGAGGACTGAAGCCTCTGCCAGTGTTAGTAGAAAGGACTCGTCGAG GGAAAATACCTCGTCCTCCACCGGGAAACCAACAGGAACAGTACTGGAAGGGAGAGGACTCTCTTCTTCGATCTACATTGATCAATAG
- the LOC103493082 gene encoding uncharacterized protein LOC103493082 isoform X2, with amino-acid sequence MGTALLSVPAPFFHSSHRSRFTTSLPFSSSRPTTFLSSSSSSSSASVVDEEINSSSPDQLSLQSESDPENSSFRGCKACGKEEIERGCNGEGRIQGGIATVPGFGWWPIKAYRPCPGFVASGGRYKRRGQSMDEVTSGGGRTEASASVSRKDSSSKKKSAKG; translated from the exons ATGGGAACTGCTCTTCTCTCAGTTCCTGCCCCATTCTTCCATTCCTCCCATCGTTCCCGATTCACCACTTCACTCCCATTTTCATCATCTAGACCCACCACCttcctctcttcttcctcctcttcttcttcagcTTCGGTTGTTGATGAAGAAATCAATTCTTCTTCCCCAGATCAACTCTCTCTTCAATCTGAATCTGACCCAGAAAATTCTTCCTTCAG AGGGTGTAAGGCTTGTGGAAAGGAAGAAATTGAGAGGGGATGCAATGGTGAGGGAAGGATACAAGGTGGAATTGCAACAGTTCCTGGTTTTGGTTGGTGGCCTATAAAGGCATACAGGCCTTGTCCTGGATTCGTAGCATCAGGTGGCAGATACAAGCGGCGCGGACAAAGCATGGACGAGGTTACATCTGGAGGGGGGAGGACTGAAGCCTCTGCCAGTGTTAGTAGAAAGGACTCGTCGAG
- the LOC107991187 gene encoding probable inactive ATP-dependent zinc metalloprotease FTSHI 1, chloroplastic isoform X1 codes for MASTDSLLSPRAFLPNSSFNPLTPRLNHLQTLRFNFTRNPRTPFLFLHRNRFSFCLAVSNSSDSPSQSSGGDKAARDDFVTRVLKENPSQLEPRYLIGGKLYTSKEKEYLSRKLGVGVFDVVVKWLNSRKKSKEEGIEGRNEGGNKSEAVYLKDILREYKGKLYVPEQVFNTELSEEEEFDRSFEALPKMSFKDFVKAMESDKVKLLTSKESIATFIENRFRDFIVDLKEIPGQKSLQRTRWALRLDKSEAQTVMEQYTGPQYQIETHTSYLVGKLPEYPHPVASRISSRMMVDLGIVTVIMVVAAVVVGGFLASAVFAVTSFVFFAVVYVVWPIAGPFLKLSLGLIFGILERVWENVGDFFGYGGFFSKIYEVYAFGGLSASLAILKPIIFVIVTMVLLIRFTLSRRPKNFRKWDLWQGIDFSRSKAEARVDGSTGVMFSDVAGIDEAVEELQELVKYLKNPELFDNLGIKPPHGVLLEGPPGCGKTLVAKAIAGEAGVPFYQMAGSEFVEVLVGVGSARVRDLFKRAKVNKPSVIFIDEIDALATRRQGIFKESTDNLYNAATQERETTLNQLLIELDGFDTGRGVIFLAATNRRDLLDPALLRPGRFDRKIKIRPPGAKGRLDILKIHASKVKMSHSVDLSIYSQNLPGWSGAKLAQLVQEAALVAVRKGHESIDQSDMDDAIDRLTVGPRRIGIELGHQGQCRRATTEIGVAITSHLLRRYESARVECCDRISIIPRGQTLSQVVFRRLSEESYIFERRPQLLHRLQVFLGARAAEEVIYGRDTSKASVSYLADASWLARKIITIWNLENPMVIHGEPPPWRKEVNFVGPRLDFEGSLYDDYDLTEPPLNLNLDDEVARRAEALIRDLYDRTLAMLQRHHAALLKAVKVLITQEEIIGEEIDFILDNYPPQTPISILLQEENPGSLPFVRRKRGKEQEQEKEQERDFEYAAIPQSAISEA; via the exons ATGGCCTCCACTGATTCACTGTTATCTCCAAGGGCCTTCCTTCCAAATTCCTCTTTCAACCCACTCACTCCTCGTCTGAACCATCTACAAACTCTGCGTTTCAATTTCACTCGGAATCCCAGAACGCCATTTTTGTTTCTTCACCGAAACAGGTTTTCTTTCTGTTTGGCAGTTTCAAATTCTTCGGATTCACCGTCACAGTCCTCCGGTGGCGATAAAGCTGCCCGAGATGATTTTGTAACCAGGGTTCTGAAGGAAAATCCCAGCCAATTGGAACCCAGGTATTTAATTGGCGGTAAATTGTATACTTCGAAAGAGAAAGAGTATTTGAGTAGAAAATTGGGGGTGGGTGTGTTTGATGTTGTGGTCAAGTGGTTGAATTCGAGAAAGAAATCGAAGGAGGAGGGAATTGAGGGTCGTAATGAGGGTGGAAATAAGAGCGAGGCTGTGTATTTGAAAGACATTTTGAGAGAGTATAAAGGGAAGCTTTATGTGCCTGAGCAGGTTTTCAATACAGAGTTATCGGAGGAAGAAGAATTTGATAGAAGTTTTGAGGCTTTGCCGAAAATGAGCTTTAAGGATTTTGTGAAAGCCATGGAGAGCGACAAAGTAAAATTGTTAACTTCGAAGGAGAGTATAGCTACCTTTATTGAGAACAGGTTCAGAGATTTTATTGTCGATTTAAAGGAAATTCCAGGCCAAAAGAGCTTGCAAAGAACTAGATG GGCGTTAAGGCTTGATAAGAGTGAAGCCCAAACAGTAATGGAGCAGTATACAGGTCCGCAATACCAAATTGAGACGCATACCTCG TATTTGGTGGGAAAATTGCCCGAGTACCCTCATCCTGTAGCATCTCGCATATCTAGCAGAATGATGGTAGACCTTGGAATAGTGACTGTTATAATGGTTGTTGCAGCGGTTGTTGTTGGAGGGTTCCTAGCTTCTGCTGTATTTGCTGTTACCAGTTTTGTCTTTTTTGCTGTTGTTTATGTTGTATGGCCGATAGCCGGACCATTTCTTAAGCTTTCTCTTGGTCTGATCTTTGGCATTTTGGAGAGGGTCTGGGAAAACGTTGGTGATTTTTTTGGATATGGAGGGTTTTTTTCCAAGATTTACGAGGTTTACGCTTTCGGTGGTCTCTCTGCCAGTCTTGCGATTTTAAAACCAATTATATTCGTTATTGTGACCATGGTTCTTCTTATTCGCTTTACACTTTCAAGGAGGCCCAAGAATTTCCGCAAGTGG GATCTTTGGCAAGGGATTGATTTTTCACGCTCCAAAGCAGAAGCTCGTGTTGAT GGTTCTACTGGAGTCATGTTCAGTGATGTAGCAGGAATTGACGAAGCTGTAGAGGAACTCCAAGAG TTGGTGAAATACTTGAAGAATCCTGAATTGTTTGACAACTTAGGAATAAAGCCTCCTCATGGAGTTCTTTTGGAAGGACCTCCTGGCTGTGGTAAG ACGTTGGTGGCCAAGGCCATAGCTGGTGAAGCTGGTGTTCCATTTTACCAAATGGCTGGATCCGAGTTTGTTGAAGTTCTAGTTGGCGTTGGTTCTGCTCGTGTTAGAGATCTATTTAAGAGAGCAAAG GTAAACAAACCATCAGTTATCTTCATTGATGAAATTGATGCCTTGGCAACTAG ACGTCAGGGAATTTTCAAGGAATCTACGGATAATCTCTACAATGCAGCTACCCAAGAGAGGGAAACCACATTGAACCAACTTCTTATAGAGCTTGATGGATTTGATACTGGAAGGGGTGTTATATTTTTAGCTGCCACAAATAGAAGAGATCTGTTAGATCCTGCGCTTCTCCGGCCGGGTCGTTTTGATCGAAAG ATAAAAATTCGTCCCCCAGGCGCAAAAGGGAGACTTGATATCTTGAAAATTCATGCAAGCAAAGTGAAGATGTCACACTCCGTCGATCTAAGCATCTATTCCCAAAATTTACCTG GTTGGTCGGGAGCGAAGTTGGCTCAACTTGTCCAGGAAGCTGCTCTTGTTGCTGTGAGGAAAGGGCATGAATCTATTGACCAGTCAGACATGGACGATGCAATCGACAGGCTCACTGTTGGACCAAGACGGATTGGCATAGAGCTAGGTCATCAGGGACAATGCCGGAGAGCTACCACAGAAATAGGTGTTGCTATTACTTCACATTTGCTTAGGAGATATGAGAGTGCAAGAGTTGAATGCTGTGATCGCATTTCAATCATCCCTCGTGGTCAG ACATTGTCACAAGTTGTGTTCCGCCGGCTCAGTGAGGAATCATACATTTTTGAGCGACGACCACAACTACTTCATCGTCTCCAG GTTTTCCTTGGAGCCAGGGCTGCAGAGGAGGTCATATATGGTCGGGACACATCAAAGGCATCTGTTAGCTATCTTGCTGATGCCTCTTGGCTTGCTCGTAAAATCATAACAAT TTGGAATTTGGAGAATCCCATGGTGATACATGGGGAACCGCCACCATGGAGGAAGGAAGTGAATTTTGTTGGTCCAAGATTGGATTTCGAAGGCTCCCTTTACGACGACTACGATCTGACCGAACCCCCACTGAATTTGAATTTAGACGACGAAGTTGCTCGAAGAGCTGAAGCACTCATACGTGACTTATATGATAGGACATTGGCTATGCTCCAGAGGCACCACGCAGCATTGCTCAAAGCCGTGAAG GTTCTCATCACCCAGGAGGAAATAATTGGAGAAGAAATCGACTTCATTCTAGACAATTACCCTCCACAAACACCTATTAGTATTCTTTTGCAAGAGGAAAACCCTGGAAGCCTCCCATTTGTAAGACGAAAACGAGGAAAAGAACAGGAACAAGAAAAGGAACAAGAACGTGATTTTGAGTATGCTGCCATTCCTCAGTCGGCGATCAGCGAAGCTTGA